A single Syngnathoides biaculeatus isolate LvHL_M chromosome 18, ASM1980259v1, whole genome shotgun sequence DNA region contains:
- the pygma gene encoding glycogen phosphorylase, muscle form — MSKPLSDHDRRKQISVRGLAGVDNVTELKQNFNRHLHFTLAKDRNVATKRDYYFALAHTVRDHLIGRWIRTQQHYYEKDPKRVYYISLEFYMGRTLQNTMVNLALENACDEATYQLGLDMEELEDMEEDAGLGNGGLGRLAACFLDSMASLGLAAYGYGIRYEFGIFNQKIMNGWQVEEADDWLRYGNAWEKARPEYMRPVHFYGRTEHHPDGVRWVDTQVVLALPYDTPVPGYRNNVVNTMRLWSAKAPCEFNLKDFNVGGYIQAVLDRNLAENISRVLYPNDNFFEGKELRLKQEYFVVSATLQDIIRRFKVSKFGSREIARTDFSKLPDKVAIQLNDTHPAMAIPELMRVLVDEEKLPWDKAWDVCVRTCAYTNHTVLPEALERWPVDLFAHLLPRHLEIVYEINRRHLENVAAKFPGDVDRLSRMSLIEEGGQKRINMAHLCIVGSHAVNGVAQIHSDILKATVFKDFYEMEPQKFQNKTNGITPRRWLVMCNPGLAEVIAERIGEDFIRDLDQLQRLRKFVNDDAFIRDVAKVKQENKLKFSVHLEEHYKVKINPSSMFDVQVKRIHEYKRQLLNCLHIITYYNRIKKEPNKQWTPRTIMIGGKAAPGYHTAKMIIRLITAIGEVVNNDPVVGDRLKVIFLENYRVTLAEKAIPASDLSEQISTAGTEASGTGNMKFMLNGALTIGTMDGANVEMAEEAGEDNLFIFGMRVEDVDEMDKKGYHAHEYYNRLPELKQAIDQIAGGFFSPKQPDLFKEIVNMLMHHDRFKVFADYEDYIKCQEKVNALYKNPKEWTKKVIYNIAGCGKFSSDRTIAQYAREIWGMEPTLEKLPNPDKLH; from the exons ATGTCCAAACCCTTGTCTGACCATGACAGGAGGAAGCAGATCTCGGTGCGAGGCCTGGCCGGTGTTGATAATGTCACCGAGCTGAAGCAGAATTTCAACAGGCACCTCCACTTCACCCTGGCCAAAGACAGAAATGTGGCGACAAAAAGGGATTACTACTTTGCTCTTGCCCACACTGTCCGGGACCACTTGATCGGCAGGTGGATCAGAACCCAGCAGCACTACTATGAGAAAGATCCCAAA cGTGTGTACTACATCTCTCTGGAGTTCTACATGGGCCGCACCCTCCAGAACACCATGGTGAACCTTGCACTGGAAAATGCCTGTGATGAAGCCACGTACCAG TTGGGTCTGGATATGGAGGAACTTGAGGATATGGAGGAAGATGCTGGTTTGGGAAATGGCGGACTTGGCCGTCTCGCCG CCTGTTTCCTGGACTCAATGGCGTCCCTCGGCCTGGCAGCCTATGGCTACGGCATCCGCTATGAATTCGGTATCTTCAATCAGAAAATAATGAACGGCTGGCAG GTTGAAGAGGCTGATGACTGGCTGCGCTatggcaacgcctgggagaaaGCACGTCCCGAGTACATGCGCCCTGTGCACTTCTACGGGAGGACCGAGCATCACCCCGATGGTGTCAGATGGGTTGACACtcag GTTGTTTTAGCCCTGCCATATGACACCCCagtccctggctacagaaacaaCGTAGTCAACACCATGAGGCTGTGGTCTGCAAAGGCGCCATGCGAATTCAACCTTAAAGACT tcaaCGTTGGTGGCTACATTCAGGCTGTGCTGGACCGTAACCTGGCTGAGAACATTTCCCGTGTGCTGTATCCAAATGACAAC TTCTTCGAGGGCAAGGAGCTGCGTCTGAAGCAGGAATACTTTGTGGTGTCTGCCACCCTGCAAGACATCATTCGCCGTTTCAAGGTCTCCAAGTTTGGCTCCAGGGAGATTGCTCGCACAGATTTCAGCAAACTGCCTGACAAG GTTGCCATCCAGTTGAATGACACTCACCCAGCTATGGCTATTCCTGAGTTGATGAGGGTTCTGGTTGATGAAGAGAAACTTCCGTGGGATAAG GCCTGGGATGTCTGCGTGCGAACCTGTGCTTACACCAATCACACAGTTCTCCCGGAGGCTCTGGAACGATGGCCAGTGGATCTGTTTGCCCATCTATTGCCCCGCCACTTGGAAATTGTCTATGAAATCAATCGTCGCCACCTGGAG AATGTTGCTGCAAAGTTCCCTGGCGATGTTGATCGTCTGAGCCGTATGTCCCTCATTGAAGAAGGAGGACAGAAGAGAATCAACATGGCCCACTTGTGCATCGTTGGGTCACACGCAGTCAATGGCGTGGCCCAGATCCACTCGGACATCCTCAAAGCCACTGT CTTCAAGGACTTCTATGAAATGGAGCCACAGAAGTTCCAGAACAAGACAAACGGCATCACCCCTCGCCGTTGGCTGGTGATGTGTAACCCCGGTCTGGCTGAGGTCATCGCCGAG AGAATCGGAGAGGACTTCATCCGTGACCTCGACCAGCTGCAGCGTCTGCGCAAGTTTGTGAACGACGACGCTTTCATCCGTGATGTTGCCAAAGTGAAGCAG gaaaACAAGTTGAAGTTTTCCGTGCACTTGGAAGAGCACTATAAGGTTAAGATCAATCCAAGCTCCATGTTTGACGTTCAAGTCAAGAGAATCCACGAGTACAAGAGGCAGCTACTCAACTGTCTGCACATCATCACCTATTACAACC GCATCAAGAAAGAGCCCAACAAGCAGTGGACTCCAAGAACCATTATGATTGGTGGAAAG GCTGCCCCCGGCTACCACACTGCCAAGATGATTATTCGTCTGATCACAGCTATTGGCGAAGTGGTCAACAATGATCCCGTGGTGGGAGACAGGCTCAAAGTCATCTTTTTGGAGAACTATAGAGTCACGCTTGCCGAGAAAG CCATCCCAGCTTCTGACCTGTCCGAGCAGATCTCCACAGCTGGCACTGAGGCCTCCGGCACTGGCAACATGAAGTTCATGCTGAACGGCGCTCTGACCATTGGAACCATGGATGGAGCCAATGTGGAAATGGCTGAGGAGGCGGGCGAGGACAATCTCTTCATCTTTGGCATGAGGGTGGAAGATGTTGATGAAATGGACAAGAAAGG ATACCATGCTCACGAGTACTACAATCGCCTGCCTGAACTGAAACAAGCCATTGACCAGATTGCCGGAGGCTTCTTCAGCCCAAAGCAGCCTGACCTGTTCAAAGAAATCGTTAACATGCTGATGCACCACGACAG ATTTAAAGTCTTCGCTGATTATGAGGACTATATTAAATGCCAGGAGAAAGTTAATGCGCTTTATAAG AACCCCAAGGAATGGACCAAGAAGGTGATCTACAACATTGCTGGATGTGGCAAGTTCTCGAGTGACCGCACCATTGCCCAGTACGCCCGTGAGATCTGGGGGATGGAGCCTACACTCGAAAAACTTCCCAACCCTGATAAACTGCACTAA